The genomic stretch CACGGTCGATTGCGGCGTGGTGCCGGTCGAAAATTCGACGGAAGGCGTGGTGTCGCGCACGCTCGACCTGTTCTTGCAGACGTCGCTGAAGATCAGCGGCGAGATCGCGCTGCGCGTGCACCATAACTTGCTGCACAAGACGGGCGACATGTCGCAAGTGAAGGTGGTGCGTGCGCATGCGCAGGCATTGGCCCAGTGTCAACGGTGGTTGAACACGAACTATCCGAATCTCCCGCGCGAGGCTGTGTCAAGCAACGCCGAGGCCGCGCGCATGGCGGGCGAGGACGAAACCATTGCTGCGCTGGCAAGCGTGCAGGCGGCCAACCGCTACGGCCTGCACGTGGTGCGGGCCAATGTGGAAGACGATCCGCACAACCGCACGCGCTTTGTCGTGATCGGCAACTACGAGACCGAGCCGAGCGGGCGCGATCAGACATCGCTGATCTTGTCGGTGCCGAACGAGGCTGGGGCTGTCTACAAGTTGCTGGCGCCGTTGGCGGAGAACGGCGTGTCAATGTGCCGCTTCGAGTCGCGTCCGGCACGCAGCGGCGCGTGGGAGTACTACTTCTACGTCGACGTGGAAGGTCATCAGCGTGACCCGCAAGTCGCGCGCGCGCTGGAAAAACTGCGTCACGACGCAGCGTATTTCAAAGTGTTGGGGTCCTATCCCTCGGCACATTGAGGGATTCAAGGCGCTCTGCATGGGCAGAGCGTCGATAACGGAGGAGCACCCCATGTCTTTGCAGTTCGGCCCCGAGTATGTCCGCGCCATCGCCCCCTACGTGGCCGGCAAGCCGATTTCCGAGGTGGCACGCGAGTTCGGGTTGGATGCCGCACGCATCGTCAAGCTGGCGTCCAACGAAAACCCGCTGGGCATGGCGCAGTCAGCCAAGAACGCGATGGCCTCGGCAATTGATGAACTGGCGCGCTATCCGGATGCCAACGGCTTCAGCCTGAAGGCCGCGCTGCATGCCAAGTTTGGCGTGCCGGAAACATGGATCACGCTCGGCAACGGCAGCAATGACATCCTCGAACTGGCCGCTCGCGCGCTGGTGTCGCCGGGGCAGGCTGTGATGTATGCGCAGCACTCGTTTGCCGTGTATGCGCTGGCCGCGCAGGAGGTGGGCGCGCGTGCCATCGAGGTGCCGGCCCGCGATTACGGCCACGATCTTGACGCGATGGCCGCTGCAATCACGCCGGACACCCGCCTGATCTACATCGCCAACCCGAACAACCCGACCGGCACGTTCCTGCCGGCCGATGCGATTGCGACGTTCCTGGCAAAGGTGCCGCCGACGGTGGTTGTCGTGCTGGACGAGGCGTACAACGAATTTCTGAAGCCGGAGCAGCAGTACGACTCCACCGCGTGGGTCCGCCAATACCCGAACCTGCTGGTGTCGCGCACGTTCTCCAAGGCGTACGGGCTGGCCGGCTTGCGTGTGGGCTACGGTATTGCGCAACCGCAATTGACCGATCTGCTTAATCGCATCCGCCAGCCGTTCAACGTCAACAGCCTGGCGCAAGCAGCGGCGGTGGCAGCGCTCAACGACGCGGAATTTCTGCGCCAATCGGCTGAACTGAACGCCGCCGGCTACGTGCAACTGACGGACGCGTTTGATCGGCTGGGTTTGCAGTA from Ralstonia pickettii encodes the following:
- the pheA gene encoding prephenate dehydratase, translated to MTSQSDDTKQNKDAALAAELAPLRTQIDAIDNQLLSLLSDRAKVAQEVGEVKKRYSSPAFRPDRELQVIRKMQSGNPGPLHDESIAAIWREVMSACRGLEQALRIGYLGPAGTFSEQAVIAHFGHEIQPMPCPSIDEVFRAAESGTVDCGVVPVENSTEGVVSRTLDLFLQTSLKISGEIALRVHHNLLHKTGDMSQVKVVRAHAQALAQCQRWLNTNYPNLPREAVSSNAEAARMAGEDETIAALASVQAANRYGLHVVRANVEDDPHNRTRFVVIGNYETEPSGRDQTSLILSVPNEAGAVYKLLAPLAENGVSMCRFESRPARSGAWEYYFYVDVEGHQRDPQVARALEKLRHDAAYFKVLGSYPSAH
- the hisC gene encoding histidinol-phosphate transaminase, with amino-acid sequence MSLQFGPEYVRAIAPYVAGKPISEVAREFGLDAARIVKLASNENPLGMAQSAKNAMASAIDELARYPDANGFSLKAALHAKFGVPETWITLGNGSNDILELAARALVSPGQAVMYAQHSFAVYALAAQEVGARAIEVPARDYGHDLDAMAAAITPDTRLIYIANPNNPTGTFLPADAIATFLAKVPPTVVVVLDEAYNEFLKPEQQYDSTAWVRQYPNLLVSRTFSKAYGLAGLRVGYGIAQPQLTDLLNRIRQPFNVNSLAQAAAVAALNDAEFLRQSAELNAAGYVQLTDAFDRLGLQYVPSAGNFVLVRVGDDAGAGARVNIALLKQGVIVRPVGNYGLPQWLRISIGLPEENATFIGALEAALAQEKAAA